From a single Nicotiana tabacum cultivar K326 chromosome 8, ASM71507v2, whole genome shotgun sequence genomic region:
- the LOC107793104 gene encoding putative 6-phosphogluconolactonase 4, chloroplastic, which produces MATQKGKKTVLKFDSEEDVANALAKYTADLSDKFIKDKGSFTVVLSGGTLIDTMRKLAEQPYKDSVDWSKWWIFWVDERVVPLDHDDSNYKLASDGFLSKVPIPSSNIYAINDKESPEGAATDYEGRVKQLVEGKVLPLSAVSGFPKFDLMLLGMGPDGHVASLFPTRSQRHEKERLVTFITDSPKPPPPRITFTFPVINSASEIAMVITGAELANMVDVVLGSGLTADGIPLPATEVSAEEELTWFLDEDAASKLQTSE; this is translated from the exons ATGGCGACCCAGAAAGGGAAGAAGACGGTGTTAAAGTTCGACTCTGAAGAAGATGTAGCAAACGCACTCGCCAAATACACTGCTGATTTGTCTGATAAATTCATCAAAGACAAAGGTTCTTTCACTGTTGTGCTCTCTGGAGGCACTCTTATTGATACCATGAG GAAACTGGCGGAGCAGCCTTACAAAGATTCAGTTGATTGGTCGAAATGGTGGATTTTTTGGGTGGATGAGAGGGTGGTTCCTCTGGATCACGATGACAGCAATTACAAACTTGCCTCGGATGGTTTTCTTTCTAAG GTTCCAATCCCCTCTTCTAACATTTATGCAATCAATGACAAGGAGTCACCTGAGGGTGCAGCTACAGATTATGAGGGTCGTGTGAAACAATTGGTTGAAGGCAAAGTTCTGCCCTTATCAGCGGTTAGTGGATTCCCCAAATTTGATCTTATGCTATTAGGTATGGGGCCAGACGGACATGTGGCTTCTTTGTTTCCTACACGTTCTCAACGCCATGAGAAGGAGCGGTTGGTCACCTTCATCACAGACTCACCAAAGCCTCCTCCGCCAAGGATTACTTTCACGTTTCCGGTAATTAACTCTGCTTCAGAGATAGCAATGGTGATTACAGGAGCAGAGTTAGCCAATATGGTTGATGTGGTTCTGGGAAGTGGGCTTACTGCTGATGGGATTCCTCTTCCTGCTACTGAAGTTTCAGCTGAAGAGGAGCTGACTTGGTTTTTAGACGAGGATGCTGCATCAAAACTACAGACCTCGGAATGA